From one Thalassospira lucentensis genomic stretch:
- the rplL gene encoding 50S ribosomal protein L7/L12, with protein MADLKALVEELSKLTVLEAAELSKLLEEEWGVSAAAPVAVAAAGGAAAGAAAAEEKTEFDVILASAGDKKINVIKEVRAITGLGLKEAKDLVEGAPKAVKEGASKDEAESIKKQLEEAGATVELK; from the coding sequence ATGGCCGATCTTAAGGCACTCGTTGAAGAGCTTTCGAAGCTCACCGTTCTTGAAGCTGCAGAGCTTTCCAAACTTCTCGAAGAAGAGTGGGGCGTTTCCGCCGCTGCTCCGGTTGCTGTTGCTGCTGCTGGTGGCGCTGCTGCCGGTGCTGCTGCTGCAGAAGAAAAAACCGAATTCGACGTTATCCTGGCTTCTGCTGGTGACAAGAAAATCAACGTCATCAAAGAAGTTCGCGCAATCACCGGTCTTGGCCTGAAAGAAGCCAAAGACCTGGTCGAAGGCGCACCGAAAGCTGTTAAAGAAGGCGCGTCGAAAGACGAAGCCGAGTCGATCAAGAAGCAGCTTGAAGAAGCTGGCGCAACCGTCGAACTCAAGTAA
- the fusA gene encoding elongation factor G has product MVQRTPISRYRNIGIMAHIDAGKTTTTERILFYTGKSYKIGEVHDGAATMDWMEQEQERGITITSAATTCFWKDNRINIIDTPGHVDFTIEVERSLRVLDGACAVFDAVSGVEPQTETVWRQADKYRVPRMCFVNKMDRTGADFFRCVQMIKDRLGANAAVMQLPIGSEMEFEGVVDLVKNQEIVWKDESLGAEFEYRDIRDSLKDQAEEYREALIEQAVECDEAAMEAYLEGEMPSEEVLKKCIRKGTLKGELVPVLLGTAFKNKGVQPLLDAVIDYMPAPDDIEDVRGIKPGTEDEPDSRPLNDEAPFSGLAFKIMSDPFVGSLTFVRIYSGMLEAGSYVLNSVKEKKERIGRMLLMHSNNREEIKYACSGDIVALVGLKDTTTGDTLCDPAKPIILERMEFPDPVIEIAVEPKSKADQEKMGLALARLAQEDPSFRVKTDHESGQTIISGMGELHLDIIVDRMKREFKVEANVGAPQVAYRETISQEVDIDYTHKKQSGGSGQFARIKLTFTPGEPGSGFSFKDTVVGGNVPKEYIPGVAKGLETSLNSGVIAGFPVTDFSVTLTDGAYHDVDSSVMAFEIAARAAFREGLSKARPKLLEPIMKVEVVTPEEYMGDIIGDLNSRRGQVRDMDSRGIARVVSAFVPLANMFGYVNTLRSMSQGRAQFVMQFDHYADVPQAVADEVKAKSAG; this is encoded by the coding sequence ATGGTACAACGTACTCCGATCTCTCGGTATCGCAACATCGGCATCATGGCTCACATCGATGCTGGTAAAACGACGACCACCGAGCGAATTCTATTCTACACCGGCAAGTCCTACAAAATCGGCGAAGTCCACGACGGCGCCGCAACCATGGACTGGATGGAACAGGAACAGGAACGTGGCATTACGATTACGTCTGCTGCGACGACCTGCTTCTGGAAAGATAACCGCATCAACATCATCGATACCCCGGGCCACGTTGACTTCACGATTGAAGTTGAACGTTCGCTTCGTGTTCTCGATGGTGCATGCGCTGTTTTCGATGCCGTTTCCGGTGTTGAACCGCAGACCGAAACCGTATGGCGCCAGGCTGACAAGTACCGCGTTCCGCGCATGTGCTTCGTCAACAAAATGGACCGTACCGGTGCGGACTTCTTCCGCTGTGTTCAGATGATCAAAGACCGTCTCGGTGCCAACGCGGCTGTCATGCAGCTGCCGATCGGTTCCGAAATGGAATTCGAAGGTGTTGTCGATCTGGTGAAAAACCAGGAAATCGTCTGGAAAGACGAGAGCCTCGGCGCAGAATTCGAATATCGCGACATTCGCGACTCGCTCAAGGACCAGGCTGAAGAGTACCGTGAAGCTCTGATCGAACAGGCTGTCGAGTGCGATGAAGCTGCCATGGAAGCTTACCTCGAAGGCGAAATGCCGTCCGAGGAAGTTCTCAAGAAGTGCATCCGTAAAGGTACGCTGAAAGGCGAACTGGTTCCGGTCCTTCTGGGCACCGCGTTCAAGAACAAAGGCGTTCAGCCGCTTCTTGATGCCGTCATCGATTACATGCCGGCTCCGGACGACATCGAAGACGTGCGCGGCATCAAGCCGGGCACCGAAGACGAGCCGGACTCACGTCCGCTGAACGACGAAGCACCGTTCTCCGGTCTTGCATTCAAGATCATGAGCGATCCGTTCGTTGGCTCGCTGACGTTCGTACGTATCTATTCCGGTATGCTTGAAGCCGGTTCTTACGTTCTCAACTCTGTCAAAGAGAAAAAAGAACGTATCGGCCGTATGCTTCTTATGCATTCAAACAACCGCGAAGAAATCAAATACGCTTGCTCGGGCGACATCGTTGCTCTGGTTGGTCTGAAGGATACCACCACCGGTGATACCCTTTGCGATCCGGCCAAGCCGATCATCCTTGAGCGTATGGAATTCCCGGATCCGGTTATCGAGATCGCTGTTGAGCCGAAATCGAAAGCCGACCAGGAGAAAATGGGTCTCGCCCTTGCACGTCTTGCACAGGAAGATCCGTCGTTCCGCGTCAAAACCGACCACGAATCCGGCCAGACCATCATTTCCGGTATGGGCGAACTTCACCTCGACATCATCGTCGATCGCATGAAGCGTGAATTCAAGGTCGAAGCAAACGTCGGCGCGCCGCAGGTTGCTTATCGTGAGACGATTTCCCAGGAAGTCGACATCGATTACACCCACAAGAAACAGTCGGGTGGTTCGGGTCAGTTCGCACGTATCAAGTTGACCTTCACCCCGGGTGAACCGGGCAGCGGGTTCTCCTTCAAGGATACCGTCGTTGGCGGTAACGTTCCGAAGGAATACATCCCGGGTGTTGCCAAGGGTCTTGAAACCTCGCTTAACAGCGGTGTGATTGCCGGCTTCCCGGTCACCGACTTCTCGGTCACCCTGACCGACGGTGCGTATCACGACGTTGACTCGAGCGTCATGGCCTTCGAAATCGCAGCTCGTGCCGCCTTCCGTGAAGGTCTCTCGAAAGCTCGTCCGAAGCTTCTCGAGCCGATCATGAAGGTCGAAGTTGTGACGCCGGAAGAGTACATGGGCGACATCATCGGTGACCTTAACAGTCGCCGTGGTCAGGTCCGTGACATGGATTCCCGTGGTATCGCACGCGTTGTTAGCGCGTTTGTCCCGCTGGCGAACATGTTCGGTTACGTCAATACCCTGCGCTCCATGTCCCAGGGCCGTGCCCAGTTCGTGATGCAGTTCGATCATTACGCCGACGTCCCGCAGGCAGTTGCGGACGAAGTCAAGGCCAAGTCGGCCGGCTAA
- the rpsL gene encoding 30S ribosomal protein S12, with protein sequence MPTINQLIRKSRTPRTQRDMVPALEACPQKRGVCTRVYTTTPKKPNSALRKVARVRLTNGYEVTSYIPGEGHNLQEHSVVMIRGGRVKDLPGVRYHIIRGTLDTQGVKDRKQRRSKYGAKRPK encoded by the coding sequence ATGCCCACTATTAACCAGTTGATCCGCAAATCGCGGACTCCGCGCACCCAGCGCGACATGGTTCCGGCACTGGAAGCCTGCCCGCAGAAACGCGGCGTATGCACCCGTGTCTACACCACGACCCCGAAGAAGCCGAACTCGGCACTTCGTAAGGTTGCTCGTGTCCGTTTGACCAACGGCTACGAAGTTACCAGCTACATTCCGGGTGAAGGTCACAACCTGCAGGAACACTCTGTCGTCATGATCCGTGGCGGCCGCGTAAAGGATTTGCCGGGTGTGCGTTACCACATCATTCGCGGTACCCTCGATACCCAGGGTGTCAAAGACCGTAAACAGCGTCGTTCGAAATACGGCGCGAAACGCCCGAAATAA
- the rpsG gene encoding 30S ribosomal protein S7: MSRRHAAEKREVLPDAKYGDKVLTKFMNGLMLDGKKSAAEKIVYGALEVMEGKGADPVAQFHEAMDNVKPNVEVRSRRVGGATYQVPVEVRSERRQALAIRWLVDAARKRSETTMIGRLAGELMDAANNRGSAVKKREDTHRMAEANKAFAHYRW, translated from the coding sequence ATGTCACGTCGTCACGCTGCTGAAAAGCGCGAAGTTTTGCCTGACGCCAAATATGGCGATAAGGTTCTGACCAAATTCATGAACGGCCTTATGCTCGACGGTAAGAAATCTGCCGCCGAAAAGATCGTTTATGGTGCACTGGAAGTTATGGAAGGCAAGGGTGCCGATCCGGTAGCCCAGTTCCATGAAGCCATGGACAACGTGAAGCCGAACGTCGAAGTTCGTTCGCGCCGTGTTGGTGGTGCTACTTACCAGGTTCCGGTTGAAGTTCGTTCCGAGCGCCGTCAGGCACTGGCCATTCGCTGGCTGGTTGACGCTGCTCGCAAGCGTTCCGAAACGACCATGATCGGTCGTCTCGCCGGTGAACTGATGGACGCAGCCAACAACCGTGGCTCGGCTGTCAAGAAGCGCGAAGACACCCATCGTATGGCCGAAGCCAACAAGGCTTTCGCTCATTACCGCTGGTAA
- the rpsJ gene encoding 30S ribosomal protein S10, whose protein sequence is MDSQNIRIRLKAFDHRVLDQSTREIVNTAKRTGAEVRGPIPLPTRIEKYTVLRSPHIDKKSREQFEIRTHKRLLDIVDPTPQTVDALMKLDLAAGVDVEIKL, encoded by the coding sequence ATGGATAGTCAGAACATTCGCATTCGCCTGAAGGCGTTTGACCATCGCGTGCTGGATCAGTCCACGCGCGAGATCGTCAATACGGCGAAGCGCACTGGCGCAGAGGTCCGCGGCCCGATTCCGCTGCCGACCCGCATTGAGAAATACACTGTTCTGCGGTCTCCGCACATCGATAAGAAATCGCGTGAACAGTTCGAAATCCGTACGCATAAGCGTCTTCTCGACATTGTCGACCCGACTCCCCAGACCGTTGATGCTCTGATGAAGCTCGACCTGGCTGCAGGCGTCGACGTCGAGATCAAACTTTAA
- the rplA gene encoding 50S ribosomal protein L1 has protein sequence MAKTGKRLAQAYEGIDRNTQYELTAAVKLVKDGAKAKFDETVEIAMNLGVDPRHADQMVRGVVSLPHGTGKTMRVAVFAKDAKAEEAQKAGADAVGAEDLMEAMQKGDLNYDRVIATPDMMAVVGRLGKVLGPRGLMPNPKLGTVTMDVAQAVSDAKAGQVQFRAEKNGIVHAGIGKASFSEEQLVENAKAFVSAIVKAKPTGAKGVYLQRAAISSTMGAGVKLSIADIASK, from the coding sequence ATGGCCAAGACTGGTAAGCGCCTTGCCCAGGCTTATGAGGGCATCGACCGTAACACCCAGTACGAACTGACCGCAGCGGTCAAGCTCGTCAAGGATGGTGCAAAAGCGAAATTCGACGAAACCGTTGAAATCGCGATGAACCTTGGTGTTGATCCGCGTCACGCAGACCAGATGGTCCGTGGTGTTGTTTCGCTTCCGCATGGTACCGGTAAAACCATGCGCGTCGCCGTCTTCGCAAAAGACGCCAAAGCAGAAGAAGCCCAGAAAGCTGGTGCGGACGCTGTTGGCGCCGAAGACCTGATGGAAGCAATGCAGAAAGGCGATCTGAACTATGATCGCGTTATTGCAACCCCGGACATGATGGCTGTTGTCGGTCGTCTCGGTAAGGTTCTGGGCCCGCGCGGCCTGATGCCGAACCCGAAACTCGGCACCGTGACCATGGATGTTGCCCAGGCTGTTTCCGATGCCAAAGCTGGCCAGGTTCAGTTCCGCGCTGAAAAGAATGGTATTGTCCATGCCGGTATCGGCAAGGCGTCCTTCAGCGAAGAACAGCTTGTTGAAAATGCCAAGGCATTCGTTTCTGCGATCGTCAAAGCGAAACCGACAGGCGCAAAAGGTGTATACCTGCAGCGCGCCGCCATCAGCTCGACCATGGGCGCTGGCGTGAAACTGTCGATTGCGGACATCGCATCGAAGTAA
- the rpoC gene encoding DNA-directed RNA polymerase subunit beta', which translates to MNELMKIFGQPQGTQSFDQIRIQIASPERIRSWSFGEIKKPETINYRTFKPERDGLFCARIFGPVKDYECLCGKYKRMKYRGIICEKCGVEVTLAKVRRERMGHIELAAPVAHIWFMKSLPSRLGLLLDMTLKDLERILYFENYVVIEPGLTPLKMGELLSEDQYMTAQEEYGEDSFRAGIGAEAIRDMLAAIDLDDERETAKIDLKETNSEAKRKKLVKRLKLIEAFQESGARPEWMILEVIPVIPPELRPLVPLDGGRFATSDLNDLYRRVINRNNRLKRLIELRAPDIIVRNEKRMLQESVDALFDNGRRGRPITGANKRPLKSMSDMLKGKQGRFRQNLLGKRVDYSGRSVITVGPNLKLHQCGLPKKMALELFKPFVYAKLELYGMATTIKAAKRMVEKERAEVWDILEQVIREHPVMLNRAPTLHRLGIQAFEPTLIEGKAIQLHPLVCTAFNADFDGDQMAVHVPLSLEAQLEARTLMMSTNNILSPASGKPIIVPSQDIVLGLYYISMERDGQPGEGMSFVNIAEIEQALDAGVVTLHSKINARYKTVDENNEPITIRVQTTVGRMLLSELLPRHPRIPFATINKLLTKKDVSNVIDVVYRHCGQKETVIFADRMMGLGFNWACKAGISFGKDDMIIPEAKETLVGATHDKVKEYEQQYQDGLITRGEKYNKVVDAWSQCTDDVSEAMMKVISATAEGDNVNSVYMMAHSGARGSAAQMRQLAAMRGLMAKPDGSIIETPIISNFKEGLTVQEYFNSTHGARKGLADTALKTANSGYLTRRLVDVAQDSIITQHDCGTERGLDIAAVVDSGEVIETLSDRILGRFTADEIVNPSTGEVIVPKNEMVVEDHLDLIEKAGVEMARIRSVLTCDAETGVCGHCYGRDLARGTTVNIGEAVGVIAAQSIGEPGTQLTMRTFHIGGAAQRGAEVSGVEANFDATVKLKNRAVVTNSSGVMIVMARNLEILLIDKTGRERAKYRVPYGAKLLADDGDQITRGQKLAEWDPYTLPIITEKEGYVNYVDLLENVTIREVYDEATGIASKTVIDWKSMPKASDLKPRVTLRNENGEVINLENGLEARYFLSVDAILSVENGQKVNAGDVLARIPREGSKTRDITGGLPRVAELFEARKPKDHAIIADIAGRVEFGKDYKNKRRVIVHPLEDSGLTEPVEYLIPKGKHLAVQEGDFVEKGDQLLDGSPVPHDILRVMGVPALADYLVNEIQEVYRLQGVKINDKHIEVIVRQMLQKVEVTKTGDTTLLVGEIIDRVDFDAENERAIKEGGELAEAAPVLQGITKASLQTHSFISAASFQETTRVLTEAAVSGKTDTLIGLKENVIVGRLIPAGTGAVMNRFRALAAERDKNVQIEAEEEIGDNFGPQADAESPSLPAGE; encoded by the coding sequence ATGAACGAGTTGATGAAGATCTTCGGGCAGCCGCAGGGCACCCAGAGCTTCGATCAGATCCGGATTCAGATCGCCAGCCCGGAGCGTATCCGCTCCTGGTCGTTCGGCGAGATCAAGAAACCGGAGACCATCAACTACCGGACCTTTAAACCGGAACGCGACGGCCTGTTCTGTGCGCGCATTTTTGGTCCGGTGAAGGATTACGAATGCTTGTGCGGCAAGTACAAGCGTATGAAATATCGCGGCATTATCTGTGAGAAATGTGGCGTCGAAGTGACTCTGGCCAAAGTACGTCGTGAACGTATGGGCCATATCGAACTGGCGGCACCGGTTGCCCATATCTGGTTCATGAAGTCGCTGCCGAGCCGTCTGGGTCTGCTGCTGGACATGACGCTCAAGGATCTTGAGCGCATTCTGTATTTCGAAAACTATGTGGTCATCGAGCCGGGTCTGACCCCGCTCAAGATGGGTGAGCTTCTTTCAGAAGATCAGTACATGACCGCACAGGAAGAGTATGGCGAAGACAGCTTCCGTGCCGGTATCGGTGCCGAAGCGATCCGCGACATGCTTGCTGCGATCGATCTTGATGACGAACGCGAAACCGCGAAAATCGACCTCAAGGAAACCAATTCCGAAGCCAAGCGCAAGAAGCTGGTCAAACGCCTGAAGCTGATCGAAGCTTTCCAGGAGTCCGGTGCGCGTCCGGAATGGATGATCCTTGAAGTGATCCCGGTCATTCCGCCAGAACTGCGTCCGCTGGTTCCGCTGGATGGCGGCCGTTTCGCAACGTCCGACCTGAACGACCTTTACCGTCGTGTGATCAACCGTAACAACCGTCTGAAGCGCCTGATCGAGCTTCGTGCGCCCGATATCATCGTGCGTAACGAAAAACGTATGCTTCAGGAATCGGTTGATGCGCTGTTTGACAACGGCCGTCGCGGTCGTCCGATCACCGGTGCCAACAAGCGTCCGCTTAAATCGATGTCGGACATGCTTAAAGGTAAGCAGGGCCGTTTCCGTCAGAACCTTCTGGGTAAACGCGTCGACTATTCCGGTCGTTCGGTTATTACCGTGGGTCCGAACCTGAAACTGCATCAGTGCGGCCTGCCGAAGAAAATGGCGCTCGAACTGTTCAAGCCGTTCGTCTATGCGAAGCTTGAGCTGTACGGGATGGCAACCACCATCAAGGCTGCAAAGCGCATGGTGGAAAAAGAGCGTGCCGAAGTGTGGGATATCCTTGAACAGGTTATCCGTGAACACCCGGTCATGCTTAACCGTGCACCGACCCTTCACCGTCTTGGTATCCAGGCTTTCGAGCCTACCCTGATCGAAGGTAAGGCAATCCAGCTGCATCCGCTCGTCTGTACGGCTTTCAACGCCGACTTCGACGGTGACCAGATGGCCGTTCACGTGCCGCTGTCGCTTGAAGCGCAGCTTGAAGCACGTACCCTGATGATGTCGACCAACAACATCCTTTCGCCGGCTTCGGGTAAACCGATCATCGTGCCGTCGCAGGATATTGTCCTTGGTCTGTACTACATCTCGATGGAACGCGACGGTCAGCCGGGCGAGGGCATGTCCTTCGTCAATATCGCCGAAATCGAACAGGCTCTTGATGCCGGTGTTGTGACCCTGCATTCGAAAATCAATGCACGTTACAAAACCGTCGACGAGAACAACGAACCGATCACCATCCGTGTTCAGACCACGGTTGGCCGCATGTTGCTGTCCGAACTGCTGCCGCGTCATCCGCGCATTCCGTTCGCGACCATCAACAAGCTGCTGACCAAGAAAGACGTCTCGAACGTTATCGACGTCGTCTATCGTCACTGTGGCCAGAAAGAGACCGTTATCTTTGCTGACCGCATGATGGGTCTTGGCTTCAACTGGGCATGCAAAGCCGGTATTTCGTTTGGCAAGGATGACATGATCATTCCGGAAGCCAAGGAAACCCTGGTTGGCGCGACCCATGACAAGGTCAAGGAATACGAACAGCAGTATCAGGACGGTCTGATCACTCGCGGTGAGAAATACAACAAGGTCGTCGACGCCTGGTCGCAGTGCACCGATGACGTTTCCGAAGCGATGATGAAAGTCATCTCGGCAACGGCAGAAGGTGACAATGTGAACTCGGTTTACATGATGGCGCACTCCGGTGCCCGTGGTTCTGCCGCCCAGATGCGTCAGCTGGCTGCAATGCGCGGCCTGATGGCAAAGCCGGATGGCTCGATCATCGAGACGCCGATTATCTCGAACTTCAAAGAAGGCCTGACCGTGCAGGAGTACTTCAACTCCACCCACGGTGCCCGTAAAGGTCTGGCCGATACCGCACTGAAAACGGCGAACTCGGGTTACCTGACCCGTCGTCTCGTCGACGTCGCACAGGACAGCATCATCACCCAGCATGATTGCGGTACTGAACGCGGCCTCGACATTGCTGCGGTTGTCGATTCCGGCGAAGTTATCGAGACGCTGTCTGATCGTATCCTCGGTCGTTTCACCGCTGACGAGATTGTCAATCCGTCAACCGGCGAAGTCATCGTTCCGAAGAACGAAATGGTTGTCGAAGATCACCTTGATCTGATCGAAAAAGCAGGCGTCGAAATGGCGCGTATCCGCTCGGTCCTGACCTGTGATGCCGAAACCGGCGTTTGCGGCCATTGCTATGGTCGTGACCTGGCACGTGGTACCACGGTCAATATCGGTGAAGCTGTCGGTGTTATCGCCGCACAGTCGATCGGTGAGCCGGGCACGCAGCTTACGATGCGTACGTTCCACATTGGTGGTGCGGCACAGCGTGGTGCGGAAGTTTCGGGTGTCGAAGCCAACTTCGATGCGACCGTCAAACTGAAGAACCGTGCGGTTGTTACGAACTCGAGCGGTGTCATGATCGTCATGGCGCGTAACCTCGAGATCCTGCTGATCGACAAGACCGGCCGTGAACGTGCGAAATATCGCGTCCCGTACGGTGCGAAACTGCTTGCTGATGACGGTGACCAGATCACGCGTGGCCAGAAACTGGCCGAGTGGGATCCGTACACCCTGCCGATCATCACCGAGAAAGAAGGTTATGTGAACTATGTCGACCTTCTCGAGAACGTAACCATTCGCGAAGTCTATGACGAAGCGACCGGTATCGCCTCGAAAACGGTTATTGACTGGAAGAGCATGCCGAAGGCATCCGACCTCAAGCCGCGCGTTACGCTGCGTAACGAAAACGGCGAGGTCATCAACCTGGAAAACGGTCTTGAAGCCCGTTACTTCCTGTCGGTTGATGCCATTCTCTCGGTCGAGAACGGTCAGAAAGTCAACGCCGGTGACGTGCTTGCACGTATTCCGCGCGAAGGCTCGAAAACCCGTGACATCACCGGTGGTCTGCCGCGTGTGGCTGAATTGTTCGAGGCGCGCAAGCCGAAGGACCATGCCATCATCGCTGACATCGCCGGTCGTGTTGAGTTCGGCAAGGACTACAAGAACAAGCGTCGCGTGATCGTTCATCCGCTTGAGGATAGCGGTCTGACCGAACCGGTCGAATACCTGATCCCGAAAGGCAAGCATCTTGCCGTTCAGGAAGGGGACTTCGTCGAGAAGGGCGATCAGCTTCTTGATGGTTCTCCGGTTCCGCACGATATCCTGCGCGTTATGGGCGTCCCGGCACTGGCCGACTACCTGGTCAACGAAATCCAGGAAGTCTACCGTTTGCAGGGCGTGAAGATTAACGACAAACACATCGAAGTCATCGTTCGTCAGATGCTTCAGAAAGTGGAAGTTACCAAAACCGGTGACACCACGCTTCTGGTTGGCGAAATCATCGACCGTGTCGATTTCGATGCCGAAAACGAACGTGCCATTAAGGAAGGTGGCGAACTGGCCGAAGCTGCACCGGTCCTTCAGGGGATCACCAAGGCATCGCTCCAGACGCATTCCTTCATCTCGGCCGCGTCGTTCCAGGAAACCACGCGCGTTCTTACCGAAGCAGCCGTATCGGGCAAAACCGATACCCTGATCGGTCTGAAGGAAAACGTGATTGTGGGTCGTCTGATCCCGGCAGGTACCGGTGCGGTGATGAACCGTTTCCGTGCACTGGCCGCCGAACGCGACAAGAATGTACAGATCGAGGCAGAAGAGGAAATCGGCGACAATTTCGGCCCGCAGGCCGATGCCGAGTCCCCGTCATTGCCAGCCGGCGAGTAA
- the rplJ gene encoding 50S ribosomal protein L10, with translation MNRDDKTQFVAEMREVFEGAEGVIVTQYKGLTVAEITALRAQMRDAGAGFKVTKNRLTRLALEGTKFAGLADHFTGPTAIAYSADPASVAKVASTFAKANDKLVLVAGAIGEQILDEQGVKALAELPSLDELRAKLVGMIQTPAQRIATLTSKPAAQIAQVLKAYAEKGEAA, from the coding sequence GTGAACCGCGATGATAAAACACAGTTCGTAGCAGAAATGCGCGAAGTGTTCGAAGGTGCGGAAGGCGTTATCGTTACCCAGTACAAAGGGTTGACGGTTGCGGAAATCACCGCTCTTCGTGCGCAGATGCGTGATGCTGGTGCGGGCTTCAAGGTCACCAAAAACCGGCTTACGCGACTTGCTCTGGAAGGCACCAAATTTGCCGGTCTTGCAGACCACTTCACCGGCCCGACCGCGATCGCCTATTCGGCTGATCCCGCGTCGGTCGCGAAAGTGGCCTCAACGTTCGCAAAAGCCAATGACAAGCTCGTTCTTGTTGCTGGCGCCATCGGTGAACAGATTCTGGACGAACAGGGCGTCAAAGCTCTGGCAGAACTGCCGTCGCTGGACGAACTGCGTGCGAAACTGGTGGGTATGATCCAGACCCCGGCACAGCGTATCGCTACGCTGACCTCCAAGCCGGCGGCCCAGATTGCCCAGGTGCTGAAGGCATACGCCGAAAAAGGCGAAGCCGCGTAA
- the rplK gene encoding 50S ribosomal protein L11 — protein sequence MAKKIDGYIKLQIPAGKANPSPPVGPALGQRGVNIMEFCKAFNAATQQMEPGMPIPVVITVYSDRSFSFVTKTPPASYFLKKAAGIPKGSGTTGKGYIGKVTKAQVKEIAEAKMADLNAFDVEGAMAMIEGSARAMGLEVVE from the coding sequence ATGGCGAAGAAAATCGACGGCTATATCAAGCTGCAGATTCCCGCCGGCAAAGCCAACCCGTCGCCGCCCGTCGGCCCGGCTCTTGGTCAGCGCGGCGTGAATATCATGGAATTCTGCAAGGCGTTCAACGCAGCGACCCAGCAGATGGAACCAGGGATGCCGATTCCGGTCGTCATCACCGTTTATTCCGACCGTTCCTTCAGCTTTGTCACCAAAACCCCGCCGGCATCCTACTTCCTGAAAAAGGCAGCAGGCATTCCGAAAGGTTCCGGTACGACCGGTAAAGGTTACATCGGTAAAGTGACCAAAGCACAGGTCAAGGAAATCGCGGAAGCCAAAATGGCTGACCTCAACGCATTTGACGTTGAAGGCGCGATGGCGATGATCGAAGGTTCTGCCCGTGCTATGGGCCTCGAGGTTGTGGAGTAA
- the tuf gene encoding elongation factor Tu: MAKEKFARTKPHVNVGTIGHVDHGKTTLTAAITKVLAESGGASFQDYSMIDKAPEEKARGITISTAHVEYETANRHYAHVDCPGHADYVKNMITGAAQMDGGILVVSAADGPMPQTREHILLARQVGVPALVVFMNKVDQVDDEELLELVEMEIRELLSSYDFPGDDIPIVKGSALAALEGRDDAIGKEAILKLMEAVDSYIPAPERPKDRPFLMPIEDVFSISGRGTVVTGRVETGIVKVGEEVEIVGIKDTVKTIVTGVEMFRKLLDQGEAGDNIGALLRGTKREDVERGQVLAHVGSIKPHTKFTAEAYILTKDEGGRHTPFFSNYRPQFYFRTTDVTGSIELPAGTEMVMPGDNVQMTATLIAPIAMDEGLRFAIREGGRTVGAGVVAKIIE; the protein is encoded by the coding sequence ATGGCTAAAGAAAAATTTGCCCGTACAAAACCGCACGTGAACGTCGGCACCATCGGCCACGTTGACCACGGTAAAACCACGCTGACCGCAGCGATCACCAAAGTTCTCGCAGAGAGCGGCGGCGCATCGTTCCAGGACTACAGCATGATCGACAAAGCCCCGGAAGAGAAAGCTCGTGGTATCACGATCTCGACCGCGCACGTCGAATACGAAACGGCGAACCGCCACTATGCGCACGTCGACTGCCCGGGCCACGCTGACTATGTTAAAAACATGATCACCGGTGCGGCACAGATGGATGGCGGCATCCTGGTTGTTTCGGCAGCAGACGGCCCGATGCCGCAGACCCGCGAGCACATCCTGCTTGCCCGTCAGGTTGGCGTTCCGGCCCTCGTCGTGTTCATGAACAAGGTTGACCAGGTCGATGACGAGGAACTCCTCGAGCTCGTCGAAATGGAAATCCGTGAACTTCTGTCGTCCTACGACTTCCCGGGCGACGACATTCCGATCGTTAAAGGTTCGGCTCTTGCTGCCCTTGAAGGTCGTGATGACGCGATTGGCAAAGAAGCGATCCTGAAACTGATGGAAGCTGTTGACAGCTACATCCCGGCACCGGAACGTCCGAAAGACCGTCCGTTCCTGATGCCGATCGAGGACGTGTTCTCGATCTCGGGTCGTGGTACCGTTGTAACCGGCCGTGTTGAAACCGGTATCGTCAAGGTTGGTGAAGAAGTCGAAATCGTCGGTATCAAAGACACCGTCAAAACGATCGTCACCGGCGTTGAGATGTTCCGCAAGCTGCTCGATCAGGGTGAAGCTGGCGACAATATCGGCGCACTGCTGCGCGGCACCAAACGTGAAGACGTCGAACGTGGCCAGGTTCTGGCACATGTCGGCTCGATCAAGCCGCACACCAAGTTCACTGCAGAAGCCTACATCCTGACCAAGGATGAAGGTGGCCGTCACACGCCGTTCTTCTCGAACTACCGTCCGCAGTTCTACTTCCGTACCACTGACGTCACCGGCTCGATCGAGCTGCCGGCAGGCACGGAAATGGTTATGCCGGGCGACAACGTCCAGATGACCGCGACCCTCATTGCACCGATCGCAATGGACGAAGGTCTGCGTTTCGCAATCCGTGAAGGCGGTCGTACCGTCGGCGCGGGCGTTGTTGCCAAGATCATCGAGTAA